Below is a genomic region from Rouxiella chamberiensis.
TAATGCCGCCCATATTCCTGAGGAGCCTTATCTGATGTCAGCATTAACCCCGGCCAGTGAAGTCATACTGCGCCACAGCGATGATTTTATCGGCCGCCGCGTACTGTTCGCAGGCGATCTACAAGATGACCTGCCAGCCGATTTCGATGCCGAAAACGTGCGAGTTCATACCAATCAATATCACCACTGGCAGATGCTCAGCGCCTCGTTGAAAGACGACGTGCAGTTTGGTCTGGTGGCGGATGCCGAGTTTATCGCGCAAAGCGATATGCTGATTTACTACTGGCCGAAGAGCAAACAGGAAGCAAAATTCCAGCTGTTTAACCTGCTTTCCATGCTGCCGGTCGGCATTGACGTCTTCGTGGTCGGTGAAAACCGCAGCGGCGTACGTAGCGCCGAAGAGATCCTTGCCGAGTTCTGTCAGTTGGATAAAGTCGACAGCGCACGCCGCTGCGGTCTTTATCATGGCCGCCTCGAGAAGCAGCCCGAGTTTGACGCCGATGCGTGGTGGCAAACGTATATGGTCGAAGAAGTGACGATTAAAACCCTGCCGGGCGTGTTCAGCCGTGAAGGTCTGGACAGCGGAAGTCTGTTGCTTATCAACAGCTTCGAGG
It encodes:
- the rsmC gene encoding 16S rRNA (guanine(1207)-N(2))-methyltransferase RsmC, with amino-acid sequence MSALTPASEVILRHSDDFIGRRVLFAGDLQDDLPADFDAENVRVHTNQYHHWQMLSASLKDDVQFGLVADAEFIAQSDMLIYYWPKSKQEAKFQLFNLLSMLPVGIDVFVVGENRSGVRSAEEILAEFCQLDKVDSARRCGLYHGRLEKQPEFDADAWWQTYMVEEVTIKTLPGVFSREGLDSGSLLLINSFEEPIKGKVLDIASGSGVLASVLATYSPKMKVTLSDVGAAALAASRATLEANGLEGEVIASNVYSDIKGRFDMIISNPPFHEGLQTSLHASEQLIRGAVNHLNIGGKLRIVANAFLPYAALLDATFGNHEVLAQNGRFKVYEATRGRPPRDDKKKKR